From one Lotus japonicus ecotype B-129 chromosome 3, LjGifu_v1.2 genomic stretch:
- the LOC130744130 gene encoding uncharacterized protein LOC130744130, with protein MDMELLDIQLHGRRFTWSRPNGQARSRLDRFLVSESWLERWPNCSQLVLDRDVSDHCPILMRRVQGLSAGHVLKEKLKRLKSELKRWNSEVFGDLRLKRAETVQKINELDRKEEEGGLSTEELGWIKEGDQNSRFFHSTINWRRKANSIVGLVIDGCWEEDSAKVKVEVKRFFEDKFSSRQMSRPTLDGVSFRALDSADNALLTARFEKDEVLHDFWRSGVWPKGCNTSFIALVPKIECPQQLNDFRPISLIGCVYKVISNVLANRIRLVLGKIIDEHQFAFLVGRNMLDSVVIASEIIHEAKNLKKATMVFKVDYEKAYDSVEWDFLTYMMAKMNFSPKWVKWVTSCLDSAMVSFLLNGSPTSEFKMGKGLRQG; from the exons ATGGATATGGAGCTTCTGGATATCCAGCTGCATGGTAGGAGATTTACTTGGTCAAGGCCTAATGGTCAAGCGAGGAGTCGTTTAGATCGCTTTTTGGTTTCAGAATCCTGGCTGGAGAGGTGGCCTAACTGCTCACAGTTAGTTCTTGATCGTGATGTTTCTGATCACTGTCCAATTCTTATGCGGAGG GTACAAGGTTTGTCGGCTGGACATGTGTTGAAAGAGAAGTTGAAGAGATTGAAATCTGAACTGAAACGGTGGAACTCTGAGGTGTTTGGTGACTTACGTTTGAAGAGGGCTGAAACAGTTCAAAAGATTAATGAGTTAGATAGGAAGGAAGAGGAGGGAGGATTGAGCACAGAGGAGTTAGGT TGGATTAAGGAAGGGGATCAAAATTCAAGATTCTTCCATTCTACTATTAATTGGAGGCGGAAGGCTAATTCCATCGTGGGGCTTGTGATTGATGGTTGTTGGGAGGAGGATTCGGCTAAGGTCAAGGTGGAAGTAAAGCGCTTCTTTGAAGATAAATTCTCTAGTAGACAAATGAGTCGTCCAACGCTGGATGGTGTGTCGTTCAGAGCATTGGATTCGGCTGATAATGCATTGTTGACAGCAAGGTTTGAAAAGGATGAG GTGTTGCATGATTTTTGGCGTAGTGGAGTGTGGCCCAAGGGGTGTAACACTTCCTTCATTGCTCTAGTGCCTAAAATTGAGTGCCCGCAGCAGTTGAATGACTTCAGGCCTATCTCGCTGATTGGGTGTGTTTATAAAGTAATATCTAACGTTCTTGCAAATCGGATAAGGCTGGTCTTGGGGAAAATAATTGATGAGCATCAATTCGCCTTCCTTGTTGGACGCAATATGTTGGACAGCGTGGTTATTGCAAGCGAGATCATCCATGAAGCAAAAAACCTAAAGAAGGCCACCATGGTGTTTAAAGTTGATTATGAAAAGGCGTACGATTCGGTGGAATGGGACTTTCTAACTTATATGATGGCAAAAATGAATTTTAGTCCAAAATGGGTGAAATGGGTAACGAGTTGCCTTGATTCTGCCATGGTTTCTTTTTTACTTAATGGGAGTCCTACATCAGAGTTCAAAATGGGGAAGGGTCTGAGACAAGGTTGA
- the LOC130742596 gene encoding uncharacterized protein LOC130742596, with translation MVVLPLVKLGTLALKTACKPIANRLKKEAGYHPKFRTFIISIAQANHRFSTRMQRRIYGNTTDAAIRPLNEEKAVQAAADMLGELFVFTVAGAAVIFEVQRSSRSEARKEEARRQEIQEMKTRNEEMARKIELLEHKLEELDQLARARGLAGVLNFRHTHTSEDKKSKSN, from the exons atggTAGTGCTTCCACTAGTGAAGCTAGGAACGCTTGCTTTGAAAACTGCGTGCAAACCCATCGCAAACAGGCTCAAGAAAGAAGCAGGTTACCACCCAAAGTTCCGAACCTTCATCATCAGCATTGCCCAG GCCAATCATAGATTCTCAACGAGAATGCAGAGACGCATTTATGGTAATACAACTGATGCTGCGATTCGCCCGCTGAATGAGGAGAAGGCTGTTCAAGCTGCTGCTGACATGCTTGGGGAGCTCTTTGTGTTCACA GTTGCAGGAGCTGCTGTCATCTTTGAGGTGCAAAGAAGTTCTAGATCAGAAGCAAGAAAGGAAGAAGCACGAAGACAGGAGATACAG GAAATGAAGACAAGGAATGAAGAGATGGCTAGAAAAATTGAACTTCTTGAACATAAGCTTGAGGAACTGGATCAACTTGCTAGAGCACGTGGACTTGCTGGCGTTCTAAACTTCAGACACACTCATACCAGTGaagataaaaaatcaaaatccaaTTGA